One Stigmatopora argus isolate UIUO_Sarg chromosome 20, RoL_Sarg_1.0, whole genome shotgun sequence genomic region harbors:
- the ift46 gene encoding intraflagellar transport protein 46 homolog has protein sequence MERADRRLLKNQPFDESVDVSDSAEESSVRGGQAERGRDARGQSSSDEMDEEREPAGARDPAAARQDEENDEEDSDDLEEEEEEDDDEDESEKDPEGAYDPADYADLPVAGEIKELFQYIARYRPEAIELEYSLRPFIPQLIPAVGDIDAFLKVPRPDGKADGLGLLVLDEPSIKQSDPTLLSLWFSEETKQHATSELKVTSVSSPQSNPRAVDSWVESIGALHRSKAAASVQYARAMPDIDALMQEWPPEVEESLAGVRLPPARLSCGLPQYCDIVCALLDVPVYASRIQALHLLFSLFLEFRDSQHFART, from the exons ATGGAGCGAGCCGACCGCCGACTCTTGAAGAACCAACCGTTCGACGAGAGCGTGGACGTCAGCGACTCGGCGGAGGAGAGCAGCGTCCGCGGCGGTCAG GCCGAGCGCGGGCGCGACGCCAGGGGCCAGAGCAGCAGCGACGAGATGGACGAAGAGCGCGAGCCCGCCGGGGCCCGAGACCCCGCGGCGGCGCGCCAGGACGAGGAGAACGATGAGGAAGACTCGGACGatttggaggaggaggaggaggaggacgacgacgaggacgagtcgGAGAAGGATCCCGAGGGGGCGTACGACCCGGCCGACTACGCCGACCTGCCGGTGGCCGGCGAGATCAAGGAGCTATTTCAGTACATCGCACG GTACCGCCCCGAGGCCATTGAGCTGGAATACAGTCTGAGACCCTTCATCCCGCAATTGATCCCTGCCGTGGGCGACATCGACGCCTTCCTCAAG GTTCCGAGGCCGGACGGCAAAGCGGACGGGCTGGGCCTTCTGGTTTTGGACGAGCCCAGCATCAAGCAGTCGGACCCGACGCTCCTGTCGCTGTGGTTTTCCGAGGAGACCAAGCAGCACGCCACCAGCGAG CTAAAGGTGACCAGCGTCTCCAGTCCCCAGTCCAACCCCCGCGCCGTGGACAGCTGGGTGGAGAGCATCGGCGCCCTGCACCGCTCCAAGGCGGCGGCCAGCGTGCAGTACGCCCGCGCCATGCCCGACATCGACGCCCTCATGCAGGAGTGGCCGCCCGAGGTGGAGGAGAGCCTGGCGGGCGTCCGCCTGCCCCCCGCCCGCCTCTCCTGCGGCCTGCCGCAGTACTGCGACATCGTCTGCGCCCTGCTGGACGTCCCCGTCTACGCCAGCCGCATCCAAGCGCTGCACTTGCTCTTCAGTCTCTTCCTGGAGTTCCGCGACTCGCAGCACTTTGCGCGCACCTGA
- the LOC144066131 gene encoding Y-box-binding protein 2-A-like, giving the protein MPEADAEAEAESYSTPPSEPVEDKPLVERKVLANLVQGKVKWFNVRNGYGFINRNDTKEDVFVHQTAIKKNNPRKFLRSVGDGEAVEFDVVQAVKGSEAANVTGPGGAPVKGSRYAPNKRRFRQRVFPRPDGEPTGDAAPGEGDREGRPQPRQKLPRPRPPQNVRFRRGERWRKRSDTETSATTLLAPVSPASLAPPPFFFCPLSIDGWRAGAFRPFRPGPVPKPEEPREDGAPETRAESAENAAAKQQRQRRPPARRRPRNSESAVSKKDLEKSASEPGTPPRASEADPTVKSPKGVVESSPTSTETAEIAQATAAAAAAASVQLPKE; this is encoded by the exons ATGCCCGAAGCCGATGCCGAAGCCGAAGCCGAGAGCTACAGCACGCCGCCTTCCGAACCCGTGGAAGACAAGCCACTCGTCGAGAGGAAAGTTTTAG ccAATTTGGTGCAAGGCAAAGTCAAGTGGTTCAACGTGCGCAACGGATACGGCTTCATCAACCG GAACGACACCAAGGAAGATGTGTTTGTACATCAG ACCGCCATCAAGAAAAACAACCCCAGGAAGTTCCTTCGCAGCGTCGGCGACGGCGAAGCGGTGGAGTTCGACGTGGTCCAAGCGGTCAAG GGTTCGGAAGCGGCCAACGTCACGGGCCCCGGCGGGGCGCCCGTCAAGGGCAGCCGCTACGCCCCCAACAAGCGACGTTTCCGACAGCGAGTCTTCCCGCGGCCCGACGGCGAGCCGACCGGAGACGCGGCGCCCGGCGAGGGCGACCGAGAGGGACGCCCCCAGCCGCGCCAGAAGCTTCCCCGGCCGCGGCCGCCGCAAAATGTACGATT CCGGCGAGGTGAAAGATGGCGAAAGCGATCCGACACAGAGACCTCCGCGACGACGCTTCTGGCGCCCGTATCGCCGGCAAGTCTAGCCCcgcctcccttttttttttgcccactcTCCATTGACGGATGGCGCGCGGGCGCTTTCAGACCCTTCCGTCCGGGGCCCGTTCCAAAGCCAGAAGAGCCACGAGAGGACGGCGCGCCCGAGACGCGGGCGGAATCGGCAGAAAACGCTGCCGCCAAACAGCAGAGGCAGCGACGACCGCCCGCACGACGCCGGCCCAGGAACTCGGAGTCTGCCGTCTCCAAA AAGGATCTGGAGAAGTCCGCCTCCGAACCCGGCACCCCCCCTCGGGCATCCGAGGCCGACCCGACAGTGAAATCCCCCAAGGGGGTCGTCGAGAGCTCACCCACATCGACAGAG ACGGCGGAGATTGCGcaggccaccgccgccgccgccgccgccgccagcgTCCAGTTGCCGAAGGAGTGA
- the serpine1 gene encoding plasminogen activator inhibitor 1 translates to MFCTCLCLVLAVSGGVATTTAPSLADKHNALGFRVFAHLASADRNLVFSPHGLSAVLSMAQLGAAGTTDEAMKRVMGFSLRERGASRQHRRMRRQLRAEEALRTAGAVAVERTMSVEKAYRRALSRAFGSHPLQVDFGRPERAAEVLNAWVADHTAGAVPELLAPGSLSDETRLVLLDALHFRGLWKVPFDPRLTHRGLFRGANGSATPVAMMTLTGRFNYGEFSTAGGEDYDVVELPYRGDTLSMFLASPFEADTPLSALAADLSGRGTPEWTSRLGSVRRQLSVPRFAVDSELRLKTALTDAGLANIFNVATADFSRIAAHERLCVSDVLQTVKFEVDERGTEGAAATAAITYSRMAVEELTLDGPFLFFVQHKPTGAILFMGQFNHPT, encoded by the exons ATGTTTTGCACCTGCCTTTGCTTGGTCCTGGCCGTGAGCGGAGGGGTggcgacgacgacggcgccCTCCCTGGCCGACAAACACAACGCCTTGGGCTTCAGGGTCTTCGCCCACTTGGCCTCCGCCGACCGCAACCTGGTTTTCTCCCCTCACGGCCTTTCCGCCGTCCTGTCCATGGCCCAACTGGGCGCTGCGGGGACGACCGACGAGGCCATGAAGCGGGTCATGGGTTTTTCCCTGCGAG AGCGAGGAGCGTCTCGCCAGCATCGGCGGATGCGGCGGCAGCTGCGCGCCGAGGAAGCGCTCCGGACGGCCGGCGCCGTGGCGGTGGAGAGGACCATGAGCGTGGAAAAGGCCTACCGTCGGGCCCTGTCCCGGGCCTTCGGGAGCCACCCGCTGCAGGTGGACTTTGGCCGGCCCGAGCGGGCGGCCGAGGTCCTCAACGCCTGGGTTGCCGACCACACGGCGG GGGCCGTTCCCGAGTTGCTGGCGCCGGGATCCCTGAGCGACGAGACCCGCCTGGTGCTCCTGGACGCCCTCCACTTCCGGGGCCTGTGGAAAGTTCCTTTCGACCCCCGGCTGACTCACCGGGGGCTCTTTCGCGGCGCCAACGGCAGCGCCACGCCCGTCGCCATGATGACGCTCACCGGCCGCTTCAACTACG GGGAATTCTCCACGGCCGGCGGAGAGGACTACGACGTGGTAGAGCTGCCGTACCGGGGCGACACGCTGAGCATGTTCCTGGCGTCGCCGTTCGAGGCCGACACGCCGTTGAGCGCGCTGGCCGCCGACCTGAGCGGCCGAGGGACGCCCGAGTGGACGTCCCGGCTCGGGAGCGTGCGCAGACAGCTGAGTGTGCCCAG GTTTGCCGTGGACTCGGAGCTGCGCTTGAAGACGGCGCTGACGGACGCGGGCCTGGCCAATATCTTCAACGTGGCCACCGCCGACTTCAGCCGCATCGCTG CCCACGAGAGGCTTTGCGTGTCCGACGTCCTGCAGACGGTCAAGTTTGAGGTGGACGAGCGGGGGACCGAGGGAGCGGCGGCGACGG CCGCCATCACGTACTCCCGGATGGCCGTGGAGGAGCTGACCCTGGATGGCCCTTTTCTCTTCTTCGTCCAGCACAAACCCACGGGGGCCATTTTGTTCATGGGCCAGTTCAATCATCCCACCTAG